One Pedomonas mirosovicensis genomic region harbors:
- a CDS encoding family 43 glycosylhydrolase, producing MKGVIHHRVSRRAVLAGGLATLAVHRAVAAELPRLYGPAPLSGDRLDPRGDDSGQIVPAPPPGYWPYSGLSGPGRPSTDASASGGWVSGLPDVRYKGPVPRRYPCAPWDNADAGTAVKAGLLPHIRPLHDVHIRDTIVCLGGDGAYYMTGSTGDNIWAMNDGVELWRSTDLFNWEYLGLVWSIERDGGWEKNWRMRKGVPFRALWAPEIHYIRGNYYICHSMSRAGLAVLKSTTGRAEGPYVHAFSPDKPLRHGIDATLFEDDDGSVWLTYGSADEIVRLKDDLSGYAEDWRPVTAAEYDTDPSHHRAQCAERDYKHLGYEGATLFKRNGVYYLGVVDRYEGRYSFALWMADKITGPYRNRHEVPDCGGGNFLKDARGNWWVTCFGNGETSHFREKPGLVKIDFAPDGRVVIAPDQPFAIRTEGGAA from the coding sequence ATGAAGGGCGTCATCCACCATCGGGTCAGCCGCCGCGCCGTTCTGGCCGGCGGCCTGGCGACCCTCGCGGTGCATCGGGCTGTGGCGGCAGAGCTGCCACGGCTCTATGGCCCCGCGCCGCTATCCGGCGACAGGCTGGACCCACGGGGCGATGACAGCGGGCAGATCGTGCCCGCGCCGCCGCCCGGCTATTGGCCCTATTCGGGCCTCAGCGGGCCGGGCCGCCCGTCGACCGACGCCAGCGCGTCCGGCGGCTGGGTCTCCGGCCTGCCGGATGTGCGCTACAAGGGCCCCGTGCCGCGCCGCTATCCATGCGCGCCGTGGGACAATGCGGATGCCGGCACCGCCGTCAAGGCCGGGCTCCTGCCGCATATCCGCCCGCTGCACGATGTGCACATCCGCGACACCATCGTGTGCCTCGGCGGGGATGGCGCCTACTACATGACCGGCTCCACCGGCGACAACATCTGGGCGATGAACGATGGCGTCGAGCTGTGGCGCTCGACCGACCTGTTTAACTGGGAGTATCTCGGCCTCGTCTGGAGCATCGAGCGGGACGGGGGATGGGAGAAAAACTGGCGGATGCGAAAGGGCGTGCCCTTCCGCGCCCTCTGGGCTCCCGAAATCCACTATATCCGCGGCAACTATTACATCTGCCACAGCATGAGCCGGGCCGGGCTCGCGGTGCTGAAAAGCACCACCGGACGCGCCGAAGGGCCATATGTTCACGCCTTCTCGCCCGACAAGCCGCTGCGCCACGGCATCGACGCGACGCTGTTCGAGGATGACGACGGCTCGGTGTGGCTGACCTACGGCTCGGCCGACGAAATCGTGCGCCTGAAGGACGACCTCAGCGGCTATGCGGAGGACTGGCGGCCGGTCACGGCGGCGGAATACGACACCGACCCCAGCCATCACCGCGCCCAGTGCGCGGAGCGCGATTACAAGCACCTCGGCTATGAGGGCGCGACGCTGTTCAAGCGCAATGGTGTCTACTACCTCGGCGTCGTTGACCGCTACGAGGGGCGCTATTCCTTTGCCCTCTGGATGGCCGATAAAATCACCGGCCCCTATCGCAACCGCCATGAAGTGCCGGATTGCGGCGGCGGCAATTTCCTGAAGGACGCCAGGGGCAACTGGTGGGTCACCTGCTTCGGCAACGGCGAGACCTCCCATTTCCGGGAAAAGCCGGGTCTGGTGAAAATTGATTTCGCGCCCGATGGCCGCGTCGTTATTGCGCCGGACCAGCCCTTTGCCATTCGCACCGAAGGGGGCGCGGCATGA
- a CDS encoding rhamnogalacturonan acetylesterase → MNTAKPLAVLLASLAIAFSAGGAAAQQSAPADPPVKPIRPSKIILVGDSTTAVHGGWGPSFCGYHVTSFAACLNLARGGRSTKNYRAEGSWDVALAEMKTPGYVNTWVLIQFGHNDQPGKPGRSTDLATEFPQNLRRYVAEVRATGAKPVLLTPLTRRIFKDGTLQNDLAPWAEAVRKVAAELNVPLVDLNARSAAAVQAMGTDAANRFAQVPPPPGGKGTEKTAVPAAPPVAAQNNAAVEPMGRAKLSFDYTHLGREGADYFAKMVTMELATAVPEMRPLLVP, encoded by the coding sequence ATGAACACAGCAAAACCGCTCGCAGTCCTGCTGGCGTCCCTCGCCATAGCCTTCTCGGCCGGGGGCGCGGCGGCGCAGCAAAGCGCGCCCGCTGATCCGCCGGTCAAGCCGATCCGCCCCTCCAAGATTATTCTTGTCGGGGATTCAACGACAGCGGTTCACGGCGGCTGGGGCCCCAGCTTCTGTGGCTATCATGTCACCTCGTTTGCCGCCTGCCTCAATCTGGCGCGCGGCGGGCGCAGCACCAAGAACTACCGGGCGGAAGGCTCATGGGATGTGGCGCTCGCCGAGATGAAGACGCCGGGTTACGTCAACACCTGGGTGCTCATCCAGTTCGGGCACAACGACCAGCCGGGCAAGCCCGGTCGCTCGACCGACCTTGCGACCGAGTTTCCGCAAAACCTGCGCCGCTATGTGGCCGAGGTGCGGGCAACCGGCGCAAAGCCGGTGCTGCTGACGCCGCTGACCCGCCGCATCTTCAAGGACGGCACGCTTCAGAACGATCTCGCTCCCTGGGCCGAGGCGGTGCGCAAGGTCGCCGCCGAGCTGAACGTGCCGCTGGTGGACCTGAACGCCAGAAGCGCCGCCGCAGTGCAGGCCATGGGAACGGATGCCGCGAACCGCTTCGCGCAGGTGCCGCCGCCGCCCGGCGGCAAGGGCACGGAGAAGACCGCCGTACCGGCCGCGCCGCCCGTGGCCGCGCAGAACAACGCTGCCGTCGAGCCGATGGGCCGGGCCAAGCTGTCGTTCGACTACACCCACCTCGGCCGGGAAGGGGCGGATTACTTCGCAAAAATGGTGACGATGGAGCTGGCGACGGCCGTCCCCGAGATGCGGCCGCTGCTGGTGCCCTGA
- a CDS encoding pectinesterase family protein, with protein sequence MSKFDAVVRKGGSGSVLPSLAAALALAEQRPERPFRILLGNGVWEEKLTVRTPGLVIEGESRNAVLSYGAAAGLRDPSGKPWGTFGSATLTIAAPDVALIGLTIRNSFDFLQDRLTGASGGAQAVALALGANADRILVQNCDIAGYQDTLYVREGHALFQGCRISGGTDFIFGGASALFRQCEIISRAVPGAEVQGYIAAPSTHENQKFGLVFSDCRLVREPGVPDRSAYLGRPWRAGGNMALTGSAVFLNCWMDAHIRPEGWSAMGYRGPDGARRMLEPQEARLFEFDSRGPGAGAASLTRRFLTNDAARKYTTAAILEGWQPAAAGTSR encoded by the coding sequence GTGTCGAAATTTGATGCGGTGGTTCGCAAGGGCGGGTCCGGCTCGGTCCTGCCGAGCCTTGCCGCTGCCCTGGCCCTGGCGGAGCAGCGGCCGGAGCGGCCGTTCCGCATTTTACTCGGTAACGGGGTGTGGGAAGAAAAGCTCACGGTTCGCACCCCCGGCCTCGTGATCGAGGGGGAGAGCCGGAACGCTGTTCTGTCCTATGGCGCTGCCGCCGGCCTGCGGGATCCGAGTGGCAAGCCGTGGGGCACGTTCGGCTCGGCAACGCTCACCATCGCCGCGCCCGATGTTGCGCTGATCGGCCTGACAATCCGTAACAGCTTCGATTTTTTGCAGGATCGTCTCACCGGGGCGAGCGGCGGCGCGCAGGCCGTGGCGCTGGCGCTCGGGGCCAATGCTGACCGCATATTGGTGCAGAATTGCGATATCGCGGGCTATCAGGATACGCTCTATGTCCGCGAGGGACACGCCCTGTTTCAGGGCTGCCGCATCTCCGGCGGAACGGATTTTATTTTCGGCGGGGCCAGCGCGCTGTTCCGGCAGTGCGAGATCATCTCTCGCGCCGTGCCAGGGGCTGAGGTGCAAGGCTATATCGCCGCGCCCAGCACCCATGAAAATCAGAAGTTCGGGCTTGTGTTTTCCGATTGCCGTCTTGTGCGCGAGCCGGGTGTTCCGGATCGCTCCGCCTATCTGGGGCGGCCCTGGCGGGCGGGAGGAAACATGGCGCTCACCGGGTCGGCCGTGTTCCTTAACTGCTGGATGGACGCGCACATCAGGCCCGAGGGCTGGAGCGCGATGGGTTATCGCGGGCCCGATGGCGCTCGCCGGATGCTCGAGCCGCAGGAGGCGCGTCTGTTCGAATTCGACAGTCGTGGCCCCGGCGCAGGCGCGGCAAGCCTGACCCGCCGATTTTTAACCAACGATGCGGCCAGAAAATACACCACGGCCGCAATTCTGGAAGGCTGGCAGCCTGCTGCCGCCGGCACAAGCCGATAA
- a CDS encoding LacI family DNA-binding transcriptional regulator, which translates to MEPRSSRRGRRTSTINDVARHAGVSPMTVSRVINGESNVRPETRELVEAAIRALNYAPNPAARSLASAGLIRIGLLYSNPSAAYLSEFLVGSLDQCRRHNIQLVVEKCEPETDEQAVAEQLIASGIDGLILPPPLCDEPEMLDLVIRTRTPAVAVAPGVPNPEVSAVSIDNFEAALTMTRHLIELGHRRIGFIIGHPNQGASARRLDGYRAALVEAGLAVDESLITQGYFTYRSGLDAAEQLLRLPTPPTAIFASNDDMAAASVAVVHRHGLDVPGDITVCGFDDTALATTIWPELTTIRQPVTEMSRAAVDLLLQEIRQLRAKEQVQPSHLLLDFELIRRQSDAIPRRPKAARKAAPRKG; encoded by the coding sequence GTGGAGCCAAGATCCAGCCGACGCGGACGTCGGACCTCGACGATCAACGACGTGGCCCGCCATGCCGGTGTTTCGCCGATGACCGTCTCACGGGTTATCAATGGCGAGAGCAACGTCCGGCCGGAGACGCGGGAGCTGGTGGAAGCCGCCATCCGCGCGCTGAACTACGCGCCCAACCCAGCGGCGCGCAGCCTTGCCAGCGCCGGGCTCATCCGCATCGGCCTCCTCTACAGCAATCCGAGCGCCGCTTATCTCTCTGAGTTCCTCGTCGGCAGCCTCGACCAGTGCCGCCGCCACAACATCCAGCTCGTCGTTGAGAAGTGCGAGCCGGAGACGGACGAGCAGGCCGTGGCCGAACAGCTCATCGCCAGCGGTATCGACGGGCTCATCCTGCCGCCGCCGCTGTGCGACGAGCCGGAAATGCTCGATCTCGTCATCCGCACCCGCACCCCGGCGGTCGCGGTCGCGCCCGGCGTGCCGAACCCCGAGGTGTCGGCGGTCAGCATCGATAACTTTGAAGCGGCCCTGACGATGACCCGCCATCTCATCGAGCTGGGCCACCGGCGCATCGGCTTTATCATCGGCCACCCCAACCAGGGGGCCAGCGCCCGGCGTCTCGACGGCTATCGCGCGGCACTGGTGGAGGCCGGGCTGGCGGTGGATGAAAGCCTCATCACCCAGGGCTATTTCACCTACCGCTCCGGGCTGGACGCCGCCGAGCAGCTCCTGCGCCTGCCGACGCCGCCCACGGCCATCTTCGCCAGCAACGATGACATGGCGGCGGCGAGCGTCGCCGTCGTCCACCGCCACGGCCTCGACGTGCCGGGCGACATCACCGTCTGCGGGTTCGACGATACGGCGCTCGCCACCACCATCTGGCCGGAGCTGACCACCATCCGCCAGCCGGTCACCGAAATGTCGCGGGCAGCGGTCGATCTGCTCCTGCAGGAAATCCGCCAGCTGCGGGCGAAGGAGCAGGTGCAGCCTTCCCATCTTTTGCTCGATTTCGAGCTGATCCGGCGCCAGTCCGACGCCATCCCCCGGCGGCCCAAGGCCGCCCGGAAGGCGGCACCGCGGAAGGGGTAA
- a CDS encoding TonB-dependent receptor: MRKSVNRKGVFLTGASVGALLITALPALAQDAAGAGGDAAPVEELVVTGYRASLRSAIIEKREATVQIDAINAEDIADFPDTNLAESLQRLPGVSIDRDNGEGRTITVRGLGGDFNRTRLNGLEALATAGSNDAGTSPNRSRAFDYNTFASELFSSLKVQKTPSAETDEGSLGATIDLQTGRPFDYKDSAFALSTEGSYQDNSNKWSPRVAGLASTRFMDDRMGFLFSFAYSKSQNQIDQYRRGVGQSDYTYRGSTWAGDEFPARAGFAAPVGTDFGSAITNPDAIEQLTGSDPVAYAKLYPGAPDRYNDSLVRIPALASVEQQDVRNNRLGLTSSYQWQISDRTLLSIDGVYSRFRNKSTYNQVSSVGLNRNNTNAVYNTAGNNLSPTDARKLYPGQCTAAPDSELRPSQDCGEELYGSTPAFSTALNANNELVAAQLGTNIFSTNPYNLDPYDYYNNPNSVGYIPSSNRLAFRGALIGRPAVEVLDANVTNGLADYLVMRNVDFRSAADQNSYTTKFRQGSINLQHEFSDTFRVEALYGQSRSTNVSQGLLVEFNRMNSQGLFVYDERGGGDMPVIDFGFDAADPNNWETVKGFSGIRHYQRTVTNTYDGGKLDFDWQFDDRFNLGFGANLREFNFKTSLYERNNDLLNPTLKEAGVDTADVSKVVEFGQGLKVPEGTVGSFVVPDIDKFDELYDFTCNCINKWGDWRLTNKRNGGRENFAVRERDTGFYVQLDFDMDLFGRPLRGNAGTRVAITEVRSQGNTQAGRPIVGKNKYTDWLPSLNLAYEPIDDVLVRFGASKVMARPLLGNLSPTITSISVPNTGETTGARMTIGNPQLSPFRSTNFDVSVEWYFAPGGLFSIAGFSKDIGSFPQTIIFSAPLSTFADAETIAAIREQYTNQNQLDYIDNDYEFAARQYRDAPGGWLRGFEISFQQDFTFLPGFLKNFGAQINYTYIKSKMTYILDPGSETVPQTTGKAPFLGVSPQALNGTLYYETDRFRARVSVAHRKGYARTYPIASGSCNPGECDSPLINDFNYSRATTNVDASVSYKVFENLSVTVEGLNLTNQTTNLYSYEGQNVVSQYASSGPIYRIGMRAKF; the protein is encoded by the coding sequence ATGAGAAAGTCGGTAAATCGTAAGGGCGTTTTCCTGACGGGCGCCTCCGTTGGCGCGCTGCTGATAACCGCGCTGCCCGCGCTGGCGCAAGATGCCGCAGGCGCAGGCGGGGATGCCGCGCCGGTGGAGGAGCTGGTTGTCACCGGATACCGCGCCTCGCTGCGAAGCGCGATCATCGAGAAGCGTGAGGCAACCGTCCAGATCGATGCCATCAACGCGGAAGACATCGCCGATTTTCCTGATACCAACCTGGCGGAATCGCTGCAGCGCCTGCCTGGCGTCTCGATCGACCGCGACAACGGCGAAGGCCGCACCATCACCGTGCGCGGCCTTGGCGGCGATTTTAACCGCACCCGGCTGAATGGTCTGGAGGCGCTGGCGACGGCCGGTTCCAACGATGCGGGTACCAGCCCCAACCGCAGCCGCGCGTTTGATTATAACACCTTCGCCTCCGAACTGTTCAGCTCCCTGAAGGTGCAGAAAACGCCGTCCGCCGAAACGGACGAAGGCTCGCTTGGCGCGACCATCGACCTGCAGACGGGCCGCCCGTTCGATTACAAGGACAGCGCCTTCGCCCTTTCAACCGAGGGCAGCTATCAGGACAACAGCAATAAATGGAGCCCGCGCGTCGCGGGCCTCGCCTCGACACGGTTCATGGACGACCGCATGGGCTTCCTGTTCTCGTTCGCCTACAGCAAGTCGCAGAACCAGATCGACCAATACCGCCGGGGCGTCGGCCAGTCGGACTATACCTACCGCGGTTCCACGTGGGCAGGGGACGAATTTCCTGCACGTGCGGGCTTTGCGGCGCCTGTCGGCACGGACTTCGGCTCGGCCATCACCAACCCGGATGCCATCGAGCAGCTGACCGGTTCCGATCCGGTTGCCTATGCCAAGCTCTATCCCGGCGCGCCTGATCGCTACAACGACTCCCTCGTCCGCATTCCGGCGCTGGCCTCGGTCGAGCAGCAGGATGTAAGGAACAACCGGCTCGGTCTCACCTCGTCCTATCAGTGGCAAATTTCAGATCGCACGCTGCTCAGCATTGATGGCGTCTATTCGCGCTTCCGCAACAAGAGCACCTATAATCAGGTCTCGTCCGTCGGCCTTAACCGCAACAACACCAATGCGGTTTACAACACGGCCGGGAACAACCTGTCGCCCACGGATGCGCGCAAGCTCTATCCGGGGCAGTGCACGGCCGCTCCGGATTCGGAGCTGCGACCCTCACAGGACTGCGGTGAGGAACTCTACGGCTCGACGCCCGCCTTCTCGACGGCGCTCAACGCCAACAATGAGCTGGTGGCGGCGCAGCTGGGCACCAACATCTTCAGCACCAACCCCTACAACCTCGACCCCTATGACTATTACAACAACCCGAACTCGGTGGGGTACATTCCCTCCAGCAACCGCCTGGCCTTTCGTGGCGCGCTGATCGGCCGCCCTGCCGTTGAAGTGCTGGACGCGAACGTCACCAACGGCCTTGCTGATTACCTGGTCATGCGGAACGTGGACTTCCGCTCGGCGGCCGACCAGAATTCCTACACCACCAAATTCCGTCAGGGTTCGATCAACCTCCAGCACGAGTTCAGCGACACCTTCCGCGTCGAAGCTCTTTACGGTCAGTCGCGGTCGACCAACGTCAGCCAGGGCCTGCTGGTGGAGTTCAACCGCATGAACTCGCAAGGGCTGTTCGTTTATGACGAGCGGGGCGGCGGCGACATGCCGGTTATCGATTTCGGCTTCGATGCAGCCGACCCCAACAACTGGGAAACGGTGAAGGGCTTCTCGGGCATTCGCCATTATCAGCGGACCGTCACCAACACCTACGACGGCGGCAAGCTCGACTTCGACTGGCAGTTCGACGACCGGTTCAACCTGGGCTTCGGCGCGAACCTGCGGGAGTTCAATTTCAAAACCTCGCTCTACGAGCGGAACAACGATCTGCTTAACCCGACGCTGAAGGAAGCAGGCGTCGATACCGCAGACGTGAGCAAGGTTGTGGAGTTCGGCCAGGGCCTGAAGGTGCCCGAAGGCACGGTCGGCAGCTTCGTGGTGCCGGATATCGACAAGTTCGACGAGCTGTACGACTTCACCTGCAACTGCATCAACAAGTGGGGCGATTGGCGGCTCACCAACAAGCGCAACGGCGGCCGCGAGAATTTCGCTGTGCGCGAGCGTGACACCGGTTTCTATGTCCAGCTGGACTTCGACATGGACCTCTTTGGGCGCCCGCTGCGCGGCAACGCAGGCACGCGCGTTGCGATCACGGAGGTGCGCTCGCAGGGCAACACCCAGGCGGGCAGGCCCATCGTCGGCAAGAACAAATACACCGACTGGCTGCCGTCGCTGAACCTGGCGTACGAGCCGATCGATGATGTGCTGGTGCGCTTCGGCGCGTCCAAGGTGATGGCACGCCCGCTGCTCGGCAATCTGTCACCCACCATCACCTCCATCAGCGTGCCCAACACCGGCGAGACGACCGGGGCGCGCATGACCATCGGCAACCCGCAGCTCAGCCCCTTCCGGTCGACCAATTTCGATGTCAGCGTCGAATGGTACTTCGCGCCGGGCGGCCTGTTCTCCATCGCCGGTTTCTCGAAGGACATCGGCAGCTTCCCGCAGACCATCATTTTCTCCGCGCCGCTGTCGACCTTCGCCGATGCGGAAACCATCGCGGCCATCCGCGAGCAATACACCAACCAGAACCAGCTGGATTATATCGACAACGACTACGAGTTCGCGGCGCGCCAGTACCGCGATGCGCCGGGCGGCTGGCTGCGCGGGTTCGAGATCAGCTTCCAGCAGGATTTCACCTTCCTGCCGGGCTTCCTCAAGAACTTCGGCGCGCAGATCAACTACACCTACATCAAGTCGAAGATGACCTACATTCTCGACCCCGGTTCCGAGACGGTGCCGCAGACGACCGGCAAGGCGCCCTTCCTCGGCGTCTCGCCGCAGGCGCTCAACGGCACGCTCTACTATGAAACCGACAGGTTCCGGGCGCGCGTCTCGGTCGCCCACCGCAAGGGTTATGCGCGCACCTATCCGATCGCCTCGGGCTCGTGCAACCCTGGCGAATGCGACAGCCCGCTGATTAACGACTTCAACTACAGCCGCGCGACCACCAACGTGGATGCCTCGGTCAGCTATAAAGTGTTCGAGAATCTCTCGGTCACCGTCGAGGGTCTGAACCTCACCAACCAGACCACCAACCTCTACTCCTACGAGGGGCAGAACGTCGTCAGCCAGTATGCAAGCTCGGGGCCGATCTACCGGATCGGCATGCGGGCCAAGTTCTGA
- a CDS encoding glycosyl hydrolase family 95 catalytic domain-containing protein: MKKASQRSFARIAEETTAAHRALFRRVAIDLDTTAASLLPTDERVRQSESVDDPALAALYYQYGRYLLICSSRPGSQPANLQGIWNESIRPPWGSKYTININTEMNYWPAEPTNLAECAEPLFAMVRDLAETGARTAKTMYGARGWVVHHNTDLWRATAPIDGAKFGLWPTGGAWLCTHLWDHYDYNRDRAFLAKAYPLMRGAALFFLDTLVVDPKTGWLVTNPSLSPENGHGHGSSLAAGPTMDMQILRDLFGQIIAASEILGTDRAFAKEVEAARKRLAPSRIGKQGQLMEWQEDWDADANDLHHRHVSHLYGLFPSWQISVDATPELAQAARRSLEIRGDKATGWATAWRINLWARLRDGDRAHSILRFLLGPERTYPNLFDAHPPFQIDGNFGGTAGITEMLMQSDGTGIRLLPALPGAWPAGSITGLRARGGCTVSLGWNNGQLAWARIGATVATRQQVRAGARALTLDLAPGQTVELTGPDLRMN; encoded by the coding sequence TTGAAAAAGGCGAGCCAGCGCAGCTTCGCGCGGATCGCTGAGGAGACCACCGCCGCGCACCGCGCGCTGTTCCGCCGCGTCGCCATCGACCTCGACACCACGGCGGCCAGCCTCCTTCCAACCGACGAGCGCGTGCGCCAATCGGAAAGCGTGGACGATCCCGCGCTGGCGGCGCTCTATTATCAATATGGCCGGTATCTGCTCATCTGCTCCTCCCGGCCGGGCAGCCAGCCCGCCAACCTGCAAGGCATCTGGAACGAGAGCATCCGGCCCCCCTGGGGCTCGAAATACACCATCAACATCAATACCGAGATGAACTACTGGCCCGCCGAGCCGACCAACCTTGCCGAATGCGCCGAACCCTTGTTCGCCATGGTGCGGGATCTGGCGGAGACGGGCGCGCGCACGGCCAAAACCATGTACGGCGCGCGCGGCTGGGTGGTGCATCACAATACAGACCTGTGGCGGGCGACCGCGCCCATTGATGGCGCGAAATTCGGCCTGTGGCCCACGGGCGGCGCGTGGCTCTGCACCCACCTGTGGGATCACTACGATTACAACCGGGACAGGGCGTTTCTCGCCAAGGCCTACCCGCTGATGCGCGGCGCGGCGCTGTTCTTCCTCGATACGCTGGTTGTTGACCCGAAAACCGGCTGGCTGGTCACCAACCCGTCCCTGTCGCCCGAGAACGGCCACGGCCACGGCAGCTCGCTCGCCGCAGGCCCCACCATGGACATGCAGATCCTGCGCGACCTCTTCGGGCAGATCATCGCCGCCTCGGAAATCCTCGGCACCGACCGGGCGTTCGCAAAAGAGGTGGAGGCTGCCCGCAAGCGCCTTGCGCCCTCGCGCATCGGCAAGCAGGGCCAGCTGATGGAATGGCAGGAGGATTGGGATGCAGACGCCAACGACCTGCACCACCGCCACGTCTCCCACCTCTACGGGTTGTTCCCGAGCTGGCAGATCAGCGTCGATGCCACGCCCGAGCTGGCACAGGCGGCACGCCGGTCGCTCGAAATCCGCGGCGACAAGGCGACCGGCTGGGCGACCGCTTGGCGCATCAACCTGTGGGCGCGGCTGCGCGACGGCGACCGGGCGCACAGCATCCTGCGCTTCCTGCTGGGGCCGGAGCGCACCTACCCGAACCTGTTCGACGCCCACCCGCCGTTCCAGATCGACGGCAACTTCGGCGGCACGGCGGGCATCACGGAAATGCTGATGCAGAGCGACGGCACCGGCATCCGCCTGCTGCCCGCCTTGCCGGGCGCATGGCCCGCCGGGTCCATCACCGGCCTTCGGGCGCGGGGCGGCTGCACGGTCAGCCTCGGCTGGAACAACGGCCAGCTGGCGTGGGCGCGCATCGGCGCAACCGTCGCCACCCGCCAGCAGGTGCGCGCGGGCGCGCGCGCGCTGACCCTCGATCTCGCGCCAGGCCAGACGGTGGAGCTGACCGGCCCCGACCTGCGGATGAATTAA
- a CDS encoding glycoside hydrolase family 95 protein: protein MTEWTSLTRRDAVGVLAAGTLALAAGRALGRAAPAASHHTLWYRQPAKEWVEALPVGNGRIGAMVFGGVERERLQLNEDTLWGGGPYDPVNPEAIAALPQVRELIFAGKFAEAEQLANAKVMAKPLRQMSYQALGDLFIELVGAEGQPVTDYRRELDIDAAVATTRFVAGGVAYERRVVASPKDQVIAVEIRSEGDRPFDLALSMTSPQKAASVAVERADTLVLSGRNNGEHGIEGALRFEGRVRVLAPGAALNAEGGRVRVKGARSVTILVAMATSYRRFDDVSGDPAAITRAQIEKGEPAQLRADR, encoded by the coding sequence ATGACGGAATGGACTTCCCTCACGCGGCGGGATGCTGTCGGCGTGCTGGCGGCGGGCACGCTGGCGCTCGCTGCCGGGCGGGCGCTGGGGCGCGCGGCTCCGGCCGCCTCGCACCATACCCTGTGGTATCGCCAGCCCGCGAAGGAATGGGTGGAGGCGCTGCCCGTCGGCAACGGGCGCATCGGGGCGATGGTGTTCGGCGGCGTCGAGCGCGAGCGGCTGCAGCTGAATGAGGACACGCTCTGGGGCGGCGGGCCCTATGATCCGGTCAACCCGGAAGCCATCGCCGCCCTGCCGCAGGTGCGCGAGCTGATTTTCGCAGGCAAGTTCGCCGAGGCAGAGCAGCTCGCCAACGCCAAGGTGATGGCAAAGCCCTTGCGGCAGATGTCCTACCAGGCGCTGGGTGATCTGTTCATCGAGCTGGTGGGGGCTGAGGGGCAACCGGTCACCGACTACCGCCGCGAGCTCGATATCGATGCCGCCGTCGCCACCACCCGGTTCGTGGCAGGCGGCGTTGCCTATGAGCGGCGGGTGGTGGCCTCGCCCAAGGATCAGGTCATCGCCGTTGAAATCCGCAGCGAGGGCGACCGGCCGTTCGACCTGGCGCTCTCCATGACCTCGCCGCAAAAGGCCGCGTCCGTCGCGGTCGAGCGCGCGGACACGCTGGTGCTGTCAGGCCGGAACAATGGCGAGCACGGCATCGAAGGCGCGCTGCGGTTCGAGGGGCGGGTGCGCGTGCTGGCTCCCGGCGCAGCGCTCAATGCCGAGGGCGGGCGGGTGCGGGTCAAGGGCGCGCGCAGCGTTACCATACTCGTCGCCATGGCGACCAGCTACCGCCGCTTTGATGACGTGAGCGGCGATCCCGCCGCCATCACCCGCGCGCAGATTGAAAAAGGCGAGCCAGCGCAGCTTCGCGCGGATCGCTGA